Part of the Kitasatospora sp. NBC_01266 genome, CGGCGATCGGTGCACCGATCGACCTGCTGGGCCTCAACTACTACACGCCGACCCTGGTCTCCGCGGCGGACGACGGCGTGGGCGCCAGCGAGCACGACGCGCACGGCAGCGGCGAGCACTCCCCGTGGCCGGCCGCCGAGCAGGTGCTGTTCCACCGGCCACCGGGCGAGACCACGGCCATGGGCTGGTCCATCGACCCGTCCGGCCTCTACGACCTGATCACCGCGACCGCCCGGGCCAATCCCGGCCTGCCGCTGCTGGTCACCGAGAACGGCGCCGCCTTCGACGACACCCTCGGCCCCGACGGCACCGTGCACGACCCGCAGCGGATCGCCTACCTGCACGCCCACCTGACCGCCGTGCACCGGGCCATCGCGGACGGCGCGGACGTGCGCGGCTACTTCCTCTGGTCGCTGCTGGACAACTTCGAGTGGTCGTACGGCTACCGCAAGCGGTTCGGCGCCGTGTACGTGGACTACCCGACCCAGCGCCGGATCCCGAAGTCCAGCGCCGCCTGGTACGCGCGCACCATCCGGGCCAACACGGTGGCGGCCGGGCCGGAGTAGCAGAAGCCGCGCAGTGCACGCATGGTGGCGGTCGGCAGCCGTCGGCGATCCGCCGACGGCCCCGCGCACCAGTGTCCGCCTGGGCTACGGCAAGCCGTGGCTCTGGCCGTCCACGGGGTGGAAGCGGCAGCGGCGCCGGCCTCCAGGGCCCTGGCGCCAGTGTCCACCGAGCCCGGTCCGGCGGCCAGTTGGCTCCCCGGTGGCGGGCGAAGTGGTCCGGAGCGTGCCGACTCGGGGCGGGAACGTGTGCGGTCCCCCGTCATCACCGTGCCGGGCGCCCGGCACCCCGCCCGGCGCGCCCGGCGCGCCCGGCCGTACGGGGCGGGGCGGGCGCGGCGCGGCACGGTTCCGTCAGGTGCCGCTGGACCACAGGATGGGGCCGGAGCAAGTGTAGTTCCCGTTGTTGGGGGCGTAGAGGACGATGTCGCCGTTGGTCTCGAAGCAGACGTAGGCACCGGCGTTCTGGCGTTCGGTCAAATAGCCCGTGCCGGTCTGCCACAGGAGGTAGTAGCCGGGCGGGGGGGGTTGGTGACTTCGAAGTTGCCGTTGGGCACCATGCTCACGAGATTCGGCGAGCCGGTGCTGGTGTTGGACGCCCACACCGCGGTGCCGCCGTTGTTGTAGACGACGAAGTTGCCGTCGTTCTGGCTGGCGAACATGTAGTCGCCCGCACAGACGTAGCTGATCTCACCCATGGACTGGCCGGGCAGCAGGTACGCCACGGGGCTGTTGCTGTTGCTGCAGGGGTCCGAGGTGAACGCCTGGGCGACCTGGCGCGGGTGAACATCGCGTCGTACAACGCCGGGTTCTCCGTGGCGTAGCTGCTGTATGCGCGGGCGACCGCACCGACCGCCTCGTCCGGTGCTGCCTGGCGTCGAGCGTCACCGAGGGCTTCGGCGAGTTCGCCGAAGCCCTCCAGCGCGATGGTCTCGACCAGGCCTTCCACCGACGCGAAGTGTTCGTAGATCACCGGCTGGCTGTACTCGACCCCGGTCGACAGCCGGCGGGTGGTCACCGCGTCCCAGCCTTCTGCGCGCTCGTCCAACGACCGGCCCTCGCCCGGGTCGACGATGCCGCGCTCACCGCGGTCATGGGCAGCGTGCACCGCTTCGGCGACCGGCGGATGCCTGCCCCCGGGATCCTGGGCATCATCGCCGCGGCTGCCGCGTCAGTCCTTGCCGCGTTGGCCGACCGACCTGCCGAATCAATGCTGGCGGGAGGCGCGCAGCCGACACCGCCTGGTTGCCGGACGCGCAGAGCCTGCCGGTGCGGCACGCCTGGGGCGCCGCGCTGGAGCGTGCTGACGCCCTCGCACCGGTCGGCGGGACCGGGCCGGTCGGCACAAGGCCGCTGTCCGCTGCCGTGAACTGCAGTCTCGGCGGTGGTCGGGGTCGGAAGCAGGCGTTCCGGTCCGGGTGCCCGGGAGATTGGGTGAGGTGCTAGAAATTCCTCGTGGACCATGACCCTGAGCCCTCGACCCTGCGCGTCTTCGTGGCACTGGCCCCGCCCGACGACGCGAAGGACGAACTGGCCCGGGCCCTCCAGCCTGCCTACGCCGCGTACCCGCAGCTGCGGTGGAACCGGATCGAGGACTGGCACATCACCCTGGCCTTCCTCGGTGAGCTGCCCTCCACAGCAGTGCCCACGCTGCGGTCGACGCTGGCTGCCCAGGCGGCATCGCACCCCGCCCCGCGCCTGGGCCTGCGCGGCGGCGGCCACTTCGACGAGCGAACGCTCTGGAGCGGGATCGACGGGGACCTGGAGGGACTGCACCTGCTCGCCGCCGACGTCCGGGACGTGGTGAGGTCCTGCCGAATCGAGTTCAGGGACCGTCCGCTGCGCCCCCATCTGACCCTGGCACGGTCCCGCCGCGACGATCCCGCCAGCGTGCTCCTGGCCGCCGCCGGGCTCACCGGGTTCGTGGGCCGGATGTGGCGGGCCGAACGTCTCCACCTGGTCGGCAGCAACTTCGGCCGCGGGCCCGGGCCGATCCGCTACCGCGACATCGAGGCGTGGCGGTTCGGCACCGCCGTCCGGACCGGCAGCGGTCCCGCCGGGACGTAGCCATCGGTGGTGACACCGGCCGGTGGGCCAGGCCGACCGCACCCGCCAGATCAAACCGGCTCCGCGCTCAACTACTTGATATTTCCCCGCTGTTGGGTCGGATCGTGGCGCAGCTGTCGCAGAGCCCGCGCCGGCCTGGGCACTGCGGATCACCGTCGCCCCGATTCGGAAGAACCCGGGCTGCGGCACGTCATCGGCAGCCGCTTCGACCAGGACTTCCCGGGCGGCGGCCCCGTCGGCACCGAACAGCGTCCCGAACCGGGGCCTGAACGCCCCGCAGCGGTGCCCGCAGCGGCGCCCGAGGGGCCGGCCGAGGCCAGGCGGTATCGGCGGCGCGGCCTGTCACCCTTTCGTGTACTTACCCGCGCATTCCGCAGCCGGGGTGTCTCGGCGGTCGGAGGATCCTCCTGGGGGTCGTGTCCCGCGGCCCGAGGAAGGATGGTGCGCACACCGATGAGCACGACGCGACGAATGGTGCTGAGCGCGGCCTTGGCCGCCCCGCTGCTGGCCCAGTTCACGGGGACGGCGTCCGGTGCCACCGCGGACGACAAGTGGGGCACGGTCTCCGACGGCTGGGTCGAGGTTCGCTGGACTGCGCCGGCCCAGGCGCAGTTGGACCGGTTCGAGGCCGTGGTCGAGGCCGTGGCTCCGGCCGAGTTGGTCAAGGACTCCGGCGGTTCGGCGGTGCGCTTCCCCCTGCGGTCGGCCACGGGCGATCCCGCGCTGACGAACCTGCCCACCGCGCAGGGCGACGGCGTCCTCGACGGCGGGGTCGCGGTGCGCACGCCGAGCGGCACCTTCCAACTGGTCGGCTTGGAGAGCGTTCTGCAGGACGGGGTGGCGTCCGGGAAGTGCGTGGTCAACGGTGTCGACGTCGGGCACCACGCGGTGGTCCGGTGCGGTCTGGCCGAGGGCCTGCTGAGCGCCGAGAGCGTGCCGGTGGGCCAGCCGTTGAAGGTCCAGCTCAGCGAGGTACCGCTGCGTGCCACCCCTGAGCTGTTGCAGGTGTACACGGCCACTTTCGGCACGCCTCCGTTCGCCGCTGACACGGTGCTGGCGTACGTGAGCGCGCAGGGCGTGTACACCCCGCCGAAGCCGTGAGGTGAGGGCCGATCCCGGGCTCAGGAGACGGGGGCTGGTTCCGCCGGGCGGGCGGGCGCGGGAAGGTCGCCGCCGAACCGGCGCCGGCGGCCGGCGTACGCCGTGAGGGCCTCCCGCAACTGCGCCAGGCCGAAGTCCGGCCAGGGGGTCGGGTCGAAGACCAGTTCGGCGTAGGCGAGGTGCCAGGGCAGGAAGTTGCTGATCCGCTGCTCGCCGGAGGTGCGGATCAGCAGGTCGATGTCGGGCAGGTCGGGTACGTAGAGGTTCCGGGCCAGGTCGGCGGGGCCGATGTCCTCGGGCCGGATCCTCCCCGCGACCGCCTCGGCGGCCAGCGCGCGGGCGGCGGCGGCCAGTTCGTCCCGTCCGCCGTAGTCGACGCAGAGGGTCAGCGACAGCACCCCGTTGTTCGACGTCATGCTCTCCACCACGGCCAGGGCGGAAGCGAGCGACGGCTCGATGCGGTCGCGCCGCCCGCACCAGCGCACCCGCACGCCGAGTTCGTGCAGCCAGGTCGCGCCTTGGGCGATCCCGTCGGCCAGGGTGTCGAACAGGGCGGCCAGTTCCTCCTGGGAACGGTCCCAGTTCTCGGTGGAGAACGCGTAGATGCTCAGGTGCCCGACTCCCAGCCGCAGGGCGGCGTTGACCAGGCGCATCGCGGCCCGCTCGCCCGCGTGATGGCCCTGAACGGCCGGCAGGCCCCGCAGCGCGGCCCACCGCCGGTTGCCGTCCATGATCACTGCGACATGGCCCGGCACCGCACCCACGTCCGCCCGGGCCGGGCGACGGCGCGCCGCCCCGGCCGACGTCAGCGGCTCGACACCGTCGACGAACACCCGACCCTGCTGGAGCGAGACCTCGTCGAACTGCAACTGCGCCCCCAGCAGCAGGCTGTGCAGGAACGGCTGGCAGTCGGAACCCACCATCCCGGTCACCGGCACCACCTGCTCCAGCAGGCCGCGCCAGTGGCCGAGTTGGACGCCCACCAACGCGTCCAACGCCTCCCGCCGCTCACCGCTCCGCAGGTCACCGACCTCCAGCCGCAGCCCGCGCATGTCCTCGCGCGGCAGGTAGCACCGCCCGGCGGCGAGGTCGACCGGCAGATCCTCGAAGATGTCCACCAGCTGGCACACCTCGCCCAGCACGGAGGTCAGCGACGACACCTCCGGCCCCCTCGCGCCCAGCAGCGGAGTCCACAGCTCGGCAACCACCCCCGAGACTCCTCGCAGGTAGCGCCGCTGGTCCGCGAAGGTCTCGAACACCGGCGGGCGGACGCAGTCGGTACCGATGGCCTCGAGGAACTCCTCGACCATCCCCTGGTCCAGATCCCACTGCCACACCGTGTCCACGAACGCCCGCCGCAACGGGTGCTCGCTGCGCCCGGCGCGCAGCTCCTCCAGCGTGTCGCGGCGCCAACGGGTGATCAGCTGCTCGCGGTCGGCCTCCGCTCCCTCGTCGGCGATGCGGTCGGTCCGCACCATGAAGGCGTGCACGGCGTGGAAATGGGGGCGGATCGCGGCGGGCACCAGCTCGGTCGCCGTCCACATCGGTGCCAGGAACTGCCTGGTCTCGGCCGCGCACAGCTCGTAGGACGCACGCAGTTCGGGTGAACCGTTGAACGCCGCCTCGTTCCTCAACACTTCCGGACCTCACCTTCGACCACGCCGCCGGTACGGGACCCGCAGCCTCGGCAGCGCGGCGGGCGGCGGCACCTCCCCGCCACCCGTGGCGGGGCCTCCACCATCACTAACGACACGCCGACCGATCGGTGCCGATCCCGGTGGCAGACCCCCGCCGCGAAGTCCGCGTTCTGGCACAGCACGCCGAGCACAGGACCGCGTGCCACCCCGGAGCCGGCGCCGGGGTGGCACGCGGTCCGCTGTGCACGCCTACTGGAGACCAGCTGGTGGACCCACCCGGACCTCCGGACCGCGACTGTCCCGCGTCACCGGCTGAGCGCGCGCAGCCGCAGCCGGCCCGGTTGCAGCACGGTGGACAGCCGCACCGGACGGTCGTCGAGCGGGTCGCCCGGTACCGGGGCGGGGTGCCAGCGGGCCAGCAGGGTGGCCAGTGCGATCGTCGCCTCGGCCCGGGCGAAGTCGGCGCCGATGCACTGGCGCGGACCGTTCGAGAACCCCGCGAACCCCCAGCGGGGCAGCTCCGCGGCCCGCTCGGGCAGCCAGCGGTCCGGGTCGAAGCGGG contains:
- the thpR gene encoding RNA 2',3'-cyclic phosphodiesterase, which produces MDHDPEPSTLRVFVALAPPDDAKDELARALQPAYAAYPQLRWNRIEDWHITLAFLGELPSTAVPTLRSTLAAQAASHPAPRLGLRGGGHFDERTLWSGIDGDLEGLHLLAADVRDVVRSCRIEFRDRPLRPHLTLARSRRDDPASVLLAAAGLTGFVGRMWRAERLHLVGSNFGRGPGPIRYRDIEAWRFGTAVRTGSGPAGT
- the uppS gene encoding polyprenyl diphosphate synthase, whose amino-acid sequence is MLRNEAAFNGSPELRASYELCAAETRQFLAPMWTATELVPAAIRPHFHAVHAFMVRTDRIADEGAEADREQLITRWRRDTLEELRAGRSEHPLRRAFVDTVWQWDLDQGMVEEFLEAIGTDCVRPPVFETFADQRRYLRGVSGVVAELWTPLLGARGPEVSSLTSVLGEVCQLVDIFEDLPVDLAAGRCYLPREDMRGLRLEVGDLRSGERREALDALVGVQLGHWRGLLEQVVPVTGMVGSDCQPFLHSLLLGAQLQFDEVSLQQGRVFVDGVEPLTSAGAARRRPARADVGAVPGHVAVIMDGNRRWAALRGLPAVQGHHAGERAAMRLVNAALRLGVGHLSIYAFSTENWDRSQEELAALFDTLADGIAQGATWLHELGVRVRWCGRRDRIEPSLASALAVVESMTSNNGVLSLTLCVDYGGRDELAAAARALAAEAVAGRIRPEDIGPADLARNLYVPDLPDIDLLIRTSGEQRISNFLPWHLAYAELVFDPTPWPDFGLAQLREALTAYAGRRRRFGGDLPAPARPAEPAPVS